The following proteins are encoded in a genomic region of Oncorhynchus keta strain PuntledgeMale-10-30-2019 chromosome 6, Oket_V2, whole genome shotgun sequence:
- the LOC118385379 gene encoding ectoderm-neural cortex protein 1 isoform X2 — MKMSVCVHENRKSRASTGSMNIYLFHKSSYADSVLMHLNTLRQQRLFTDVLLHAGSRSFPCHRAVLAACSRYFEAMFSGGLKESQASEVDFRDSIHPEVLELLLDYAYTSRVVINEENAESLLEAGDMLEFQDIRDACAEFLERNLHPSNCLGMLLLSDAHQCTKLSELSWGMCLSNFPTICKTEDFLQLPKDMVVQLLSHEELETEDERLVYEAALNWVNYDLERRHCNLPELLQTVRLALLPAIFLMENVSTEELINDQLKSKELVDEAIHCKLKILQNDGVVKSPCARPRKTSHALFLLGGQTFMCDKLYLVDQKAKEIIPKADIPSPRKEFSACAIGCNVYVTGGRGSENGVSKDVWVYDTLQEEWSKAAPMLIARFGHGSAELKHCLYVVGGHTAGTGCLPASPSVSLKQVEQFDPGANKWTMVAPLREGVSNAAVVSVKLKLFAFGGTSVTHDKLPKVQCYDPQENRWTVPASCPQPWRYTAAAVLGNQIFVMGGDTEFSACSAYKFSSDTYQWTKVGDVTAKRMSCQAVASGNKLYVVGGYFGTQRCKTLDCYDPTLDAWNSITTVPYSLIPTAFVSTWKHLPA; from the exons ATGAAAATGTCTGTCTGCGTCCACGAGAACCGCAAGTCGCGTGCCAGCACCGGCTCCATGAACATCTACCTGTTCCACAAGTCATCATATGCCGACAGCGTCCTCATGCACCTGAACACGCTGCGGCAACAGCGTCTCTTCACCGACGTCCTCCTCCATGCCGGGAGTCGCTCCTTCCCCTGCCACCGTGCTGTGCTGGCTGCCTGCAGCCGCTACTTTGAG GCCATGTTCTCTGGCGGGCTGAAGGAGAGCCAGGCCAGCGAGGTGGACTTCAGGGACTCCATCCACCCGGAGGTCCTGGAGCTCTTATTAGACTATGCTTACACATCCCGGGTTGTCATCAATGAGGAGAATGCAGAGTCCCTCCTTGAGGCCGGGGACATGCTGGAGTTCCAGGACATTCGAGACGCCTGCGCCGAGTTCCTGGAGAGGAACCTGCACCCGTCCAACTGCCTGGGCATGCTGCTGCTTTCCGACGCCCACCAGTGTACGAAGCTGTCTGAGCTCTCCTGGGGCATGTGCCTCAGCAACTTTCCCACCATCTGCAAGACAGAGGATTTCCTCCAGCTTCCCAAAGACATGGTGGTGCAGCTCCTGTCCCACGAGGAACTGGAGACAGAGGATGAGAGGCTGGTCTACGAGGCTGCCCTCAACTGGGTCAACTACGACTTGGAGAGGAGGCACTGCAACCTGCCTGAACTGCTTCAGACCGTCCGCCTGGCTCTACTCCCTGCCATCTTCCTCATGGAGAATGTGTCCACAGAGGAGCTGATCAATGACCAGTTGAAGAGCAAGGAGCTGGTGGACGAGGCTATCCACTGCAAGCTGAAGATCCTTCAGAACGATGGTGTGGTGAAAAGCCCCTGCGCCCGGCCCAGGAAGACCAGCCACGCCCTGTTCCTGCTGGGAGGACAGACCTTTATGTGTGACAAGCTGTACCTGGTGGACCAGAAGGCCAAGGAGATCATCCCCAAGGCAGACATCCCCAGCCCGAGGAAGGAGTTCAGCGCCTGCGCCATCGGCTGTAATGTCTATGTGACTGGCGGGAGGGGCTCAGAGAACGGTGTGTCCAAAGACGTGTGGGTCTACGACACCTTGCAGGAGGAGTGGTCCAAGGCGGCGCCCATGCTCATCGCTCGCTTTGGCCACGGCTCGGCCGAGCTGAAACACTGCCTCTACGTAGTTGGAGGACACACGGCCGGCACTGGCTGCCTCCCCGCCTCGCCCTCAGTGTCCCTGAAACAGGTGGAGCAGTTCGACCCGGGGGCCAATAAATGGACCATGGTGGCGCCGCTGAGGGAGGGTGTGAGCAACGCAGCGGTGGTCAGCGTAAAGCTGAAACTCTTTGCCTTCGGAGGCACCAGCGTCACCCACGACAAACTACCCAAGGTGCAGTGCTATGACCCGCAGGAGAACCGCTGGACGGTGCCCGCCTCCTGCCCACAGCCCTGGCGCTACACCGCCGCTGCTGTCCTTGGAAACCAGATATTTGTGATGGGTGGGGACACAGAGTTCTCAGCGTGTTCGGCCTATAAGTTCAGCAGCGATACGTACCAGTGGACTAAAGTGGGAGACGTGACAGCCAAGAGAATGAGCTGCCAGGCCGTGGCGTCAGGTAACAAACTGTACGTGGTGGGGGGCTACTTTGGCACGCAGCGGTGTAAGACTCTGGACTGTTATGATCCGACTCTGGACGCGTGGAACAGCATAACTACCGTACCCTACTCCCTCATCCCAACAGCCTTCGTCAGCACCTGGAAACATCTCCCTGCCTGA
- the LOC118385379 gene encoding ectoderm-neural cortex protein 1 isoform X1 — protein MGIQKDSMKMSVCVHENRKSRASTGSMNIYLFHKSSYADSVLMHLNTLRQQRLFTDVLLHAGSRSFPCHRAVLAACSRYFEAMFSGGLKESQASEVDFRDSIHPEVLELLLDYAYTSRVVINEENAESLLEAGDMLEFQDIRDACAEFLERNLHPSNCLGMLLLSDAHQCTKLSELSWGMCLSNFPTICKTEDFLQLPKDMVVQLLSHEELETEDERLVYEAALNWVNYDLERRHCNLPELLQTVRLALLPAIFLMENVSTEELINDQLKSKELVDEAIHCKLKILQNDGVVKSPCARPRKTSHALFLLGGQTFMCDKLYLVDQKAKEIIPKADIPSPRKEFSACAIGCNVYVTGGRGSENGVSKDVWVYDTLQEEWSKAAPMLIARFGHGSAELKHCLYVVGGHTAGTGCLPASPSVSLKQVEQFDPGANKWTMVAPLREGVSNAAVVSVKLKLFAFGGTSVTHDKLPKVQCYDPQENRWTVPASCPQPWRYTAAAVLGNQIFVMGGDTEFSACSAYKFSSDTYQWTKVGDVTAKRMSCQAVASGNKLYVVGGYFGTQRCKTLDCYDPTLDAWNSITTVPYSLIPTAFVSTWKHLPA, from the exons ATGGGAATACAGAAG GATTCAATGAAAATGTCTGTCTGCGTCCACGAGAACCGCAAGTCGCGTGCCAGCACCGGCTCCATGAACATCTACCTGTTCCACAAGTCATCATATGCCGACAGCGTCCTCATGCACCTGAACACGCTGCGGCAACAGCGTCTCTTCACCGACGTCCTCCTCCATGCCGGGAGTCGCTCCTTCCCCTGCCACCGTGCTGTGCTGGCTGCCTGCAGCCGCTACTTTGAG GCCATGTTCTCTGGCGGGCTGAAGGAGAGCCAGGCCAGCGAGGTGGACTTCAGGGACTCCATCCACCCGGAGGTCCTGGAGCTCTTATTAGACTATGCTTACACATCCCGGGTTGTCATCAATGAGGAGAATGCAGAGTCCCTCCTTGAGGCCGGGGACATGCTGGAGTTCCAGGACATTCGAGACGCCTGCGCCGAGTTCCTGGAGAGGAACCTGCACCCGTCCAACTGCCTGGGCATGCTGCTGCTTTCCGACGCCCACCAGTGTACGAAGCTGTCTGAGCTCTCCTGGGGCATGTGCCTCAGCAACTTTCCCACCATCTGCAAGACAGAGGATTTCCTCCAGCTTCCCAAAGACATGGTGGTGCAGCTCCTGTCCCACGAGGAACTGGAGACAGAGGATGAGAGGCTGGTCTACGAGGCTGCCCTCAACTGGGTCAACTACGACTTGGAGAGGAGGCACTGCAACCTGCCTGAACTGCTTCAGACCGTCCGCCTGGCTCTACTCCCTGCCATCTTCCTCATGGAGAATGTGTCCACAGAGGAGCTGATCAATGACCAGTTGAAGAGCAAGGAGCTGGTGGACGAGGCTATCCACTGCAAGCTGAAGATCCTTCAGAACGATGGTGTGGTGAAAAGCCCCTGCGCCCGGCCCAGGAAGACCAGCCACGCCCTGTTCCTGCTGGGAGGACAGACCTTTATGTGTGACAAGCTGTACCTGGTGGACCAGAAGGCCAAGGAGATCATCCCCAAGGCAGACATCCCCAGCCCGAGGAAGGAGTTCAGCGCCTGCGCCATCGGCTGTAATGTCTATGTGACTGGCGGGAGGGGCTCAGAGAACGGTGTGTCCAAAGACGTGTGGGTCTACGACACCTTGCAGGAGGAGTGGTCCAAGGCGGCGCCCATGCTCATCGCTCGCTTTGGCCACGGCTCGGCCGAGCTGAAACACTGCCTCTACGTAGTTGGAGGACACACGGCCGGCACTGGCTGCCTCCCCGCCTCGCCCTCAGTGTCCCTGAAACAGGTGGAGCAGTTCGACCCGGGGGCCAATAAATGGACCATGGTGGCGCCGCTGAGGGAGGGTGTGAGCAACGCAGCGGTGGTCAGCGTAAAGCTGAAACTCTTTGCCTTCGGAGGCACCAGCGTCACCCACGACAAACTACCCAAGGTGCAGTGCTATGACCCGCAGGAGAACCGCTGGACGGTGCCCGCCTCCTGCCCACAGCCCTGGCGCTACACCGCCGCTGCTGTCCTTGGAAACCAGATATTTGTGATGGGTGGGGACACAGAGTTCTCAGCGTGTTCGGCCTATAAGTTCAGCAGCGATACGTACCAGTGGACTAAAGTGGGAGACGTGACAGCCAAGAGAATGAGCTGCCAGGCCGTGGCGTCAGGTAACAAACTGTACGTGGTGGGGGGCTACTTTGGCACGCAGCGGTGTAAGACTCTGGACTGTTATGATCCGACTCTGGACGCGTGGAACAGCATAACTACCGTACCCTACTCCCTCATCCCAACAGCCTTCGTCAGCACCTGGAAACATCTCCCTGCCTGA